One window of Dermacentor albipictus isolate Rhodes 1998 colony chromosome 9, USDA_Dalb.pri_finalv2, whole genome shotgun sequence genomic DNA carries:
- the LOC135912712 gene encoding solute carrier family 35 member E1 homolog — MAADASHTGEIVKVVLLCVIWYGISSGNNVVGKVVLNNFPYPLTVTMVQLFSITVYSGPAFALWGIRPYLDLKWGTYMRCIVPLACGKFFSSLTSHVSLWKVPVSYAHTVKATMPLFTVVLSRIILKEKQTWTVYASLLPIIFGVMVATMTEISFDMTGLISALISTIGFSLQNIYTKKVIRDTNVHYLRLLHTFARLALMFFIPVWLLFDARRFSKDTSLFKQSDGFTVLLLLFVDGALNFAQNLVAFTVLNMVSPLTYSVCNATKRISVITVSLLMLHNPVTPLNVFGMLTAVLGVLCYNKAKYDANKAARKALPVSSQDLNPLIRTADQHKPINGMNGAALHLLSPYNEKLMGL; from the exons ATGGCAGCGGACGCGTCCCACACCGGCGAGATCGTCAAAGTCGTGCTCCTCTGCGTCATCTGGTACGGCATAAGCTCGGGCAACAACGTCGTCGGCAAGGTGGTGCTCAACAACTTTCCCTACCCGCTGACCGTGACCATGGTCCAGCTGTTCTCCATCACGGTGTATTCGGGACCCGCGTTTGCGCTGTGGGGCATCAGGCCCTACCTGGACCTGAAGTGGGGCACGTACATGCGGTGCATCGTGCCACTGGCGTGCGGCAAGTTCTTTAGCTCCCTCACGTCGCACGTCAGCCTGTGGAAGGTGCCGGTCTCCTACGCGCACACAG tgaAAGCCACCATGCCTCTGTTCACTGTAGTATTGTCTAGGATCATTCTGAAGGAAAAGCAGACATGGACG GTCTATGCATCATTGCTGCCCATTATCTTTGGGGTCATGGTTGCAACTATGACCGAGATTTCCTTCGACATGACTGGCCTGATCAGCGCCTTGATATCCACCATTGGCTTCTCGCTGCAAAACATATACACAAAAAAG GTGATACGAGACACCAATGTTCACTACCTGCGCCTGCTGCATACGTTTGCAAGGCTGGCGCTCATGTTTTTCATCCCGGTGTGGCTTCTCTTCGATGCACGTCGTTTTAGCAAGGACACTTCGTTG TTCAAGCAGTCCGACGGCTTTACGGTGTTGCTGTTACTCTTCGTGGATGGGGCACTCAACTTTGCTCAAAACCTGGTTGCATTCACGGTGCTCAACATGGTTTCACCGCTTACTTACTCCGTCTGCAATGCGACAAAGCGGATTTCGGTCATCACCGTGTCCCTGCTCATGCTGCACAACCCCGTCACACCCCTCAATGTTTTTGGCATGCTCACTGCAGTGCTTGGTGTCCTCTGCTACAACAAG GCAAAGTATGATGCAAACAAAGCAGCCCGGAAGGCTCTGCCCGTGTCATCTCAAGACTTGAATCCGCTGATTAGGACTGCCGACCAGCACAAGCCCATCAACGGCATGAATGGCGCTGCGCTGCACCTTCTTAGCCCTTACAACGAGAAGCTCATGGGTCTTTGA
- the LOC139049627 gene encoding uncharacterized protein, whose amino-acid sequence MVYCAVVRCSSRTQTKAVKLKTNEKDCAFFKIPKVRSRECEKTKELCKRRRREWIARINRRGIDENPDKYWVCSRHFLSGQPSDLFDHCNPDWAPSQCLGYGNILANNERYNRQNSRAQRRSFAPGATDASKGGDSPAHEIDAGATSGISMDMESSPHTNEAEPDKSWEPRIDTACQTDMTITDVAELEEKLSTCQRQLDECQGVLRSQTFTEDSLQGNGKKVAFYTGLPTFVVLLRVFDLLKDHISYSGKHSLTQFQEMVLFLMRMRLGCPFQDLAYRFDIAQSTASRIFDRWLDVCFDRLGLLVRWPEKEEIMKTMPMAFVENFGLKVRVILDCFEVFIDRPSSYLPRAETWSAYKHNNTVKFLLGICPQGSVTFLSQAFGGRASDKAITEECGVLNLLEYGDVVLADRGFLIAESVGLCHASLVTPAFTKGKRQLSSSDIERTREIANVRIHVERVIGMVRNKFTVLKGSLPIEALKANEHGECQIDKIARVCCALTNLCNSVVSFD is encoded by the exons ATGGTTTATTGCGCTGTTGTGAGGTGCTCGAGCCGCACCCAGACCAAGGCCGTGAAGCTGAAGACGAATGAGAAGGACTGTGCATTTTTCAAGATCCCGAAGGTGCGCAGTCGAGAATGCGAAAAAACGAAGGAGCTGTGCAAGCGGAGGCGCCGCGAATGGATCGCACGCATCAACAGGCGCGGAATAGACGAGAACCCGGATAAATACTGGGTTTGTTCGCGGCATTTCTTGTCAG GTCAGCCGTCGGACCTCTTCGACCACTGCAACCCCGACTGGGCCCCATCGCAGTGCTTAGGTTATGGGAACATTTTGGCGAACAACGAGCGATATAACCGCCAAAACTCACGCGCACAACGCCGATCATTTGCTCCCG GTGCTACAGATGCTTCCAAAGGTGGAGACAGCCCTGCACATGAGATTGATGCAGGAGCTACCAGTGGAATTTCCATGGATATGGAAAGCTCTCCACACACAAATGAGGCCGAGCCTGACAAGAGTTGGGAGCCACGAATTG aCACTGCTTGCCAGACAGATATGACAATAACAGATGTCGCCGAACTAGAGGAAAAACTCTCAACCTGCCAACGACAACTGGATGAATGCCAGGGTGTTCTTCGGTCACAGACTTTCACCGAGGATAGTCTTCAGGGAAACGGCAAAAAGGTTGCCTTCTACACTGGACTTCCTACATTTGTAGTGTTGCTTCGTGTATTTGATCTTTTGAAAGACCACATTTCATACTCGGGGAAGCACTCACTGACCCAGTTCCAAGAAATGGTGTTGTTTCTAATGCGAATGCGGCTAGGCTGCCCATTCCAAGACCTTGCCTATCGCTTTGACATTGCACAGTCGACAGCTTCAAGAATATTTGACAGGTGGTTGGATGTATGTTTTGACAGACTTGGACTACTGGTGCGTTGGCCGGAAAAGGAGGAAATCATGAAAACAATGCCAATGGCCTTTGTGGAGAACTTTGGCCTGAAAGTACGCGTGATATTGGACTGCTTTGAAGTGTTCATTGATCGACCAAGCTCGTACCTGCCTCGAGCAGAGACATGGTCGGCATACAAACACAATAATACTGTGAAATTTCTGCTGGGAATATGTCCACAGGGTTCAGTTACGTTTTTGTCACAGGCATTTGGTGGTCGAGCCAGTGACAAAGCCATAACAGAGGAATGTGGGGTACTGAACCTGCTTGAATACGGGGATGTTGTGCTAGCCGACAGGGGTTTCCTGATAGCGGAAAGTGTGGGTTTGTGCCATGCATCCCTGGTTACACCTGCTTTCACTAAAGGAAAAAGACAATTGAGTAGCAGTGACATTGAGCGGACAAGAGAGATAGCAAACGTAAGAATCCACGTGGAGAGAGTAATAGGAATGGTGAGAAACAAGTTCACCGTACTGAAAGGGAGCCTCCCTATTGAAGCCCTGAAAGCAAATGAGCACGGGGAATGCCAAATAGACAAAATTGCTCGTGTGTGTTGTGCCCTTACAAATCTTTGCAATTCTGTAGTGTCATTTGATTAA